In Cynocephalus volans isolate mCynVol1 chromosome 3, mCynVol1.pri, whole genome shotgun sequence, one DNA window encodes the following:
- the HACD3 gene encoding very-long-chain (3R)-3-hydroxyacyl-CoA dehydratase 3 isoform X2, with protein MENQVLTPHVYWAQRHRELYLRVELSDVQNPAISITENVLHFKAQGHGAKGDNVYEFHLEFLDLVKPEPVYKLTQRQVNITVQKKVNQWWERLTKQEKRPLFLAPDFDRWLDESDAEMELRAKEEERLNKLRLESQGSPETLTSLKKGYLFMYNLVQFLGFSWIFVNLTVRFFILGKESFYDTFHTVADMMYFCQMLAVVETINAAIGVTKTPVIPSLMQLLGRNFILFIIFGTMEEMQNKAVVFFVFYMWSTIEIFRYPFYMLSCIDMDWKVLTWLRYTVWIPLYPLGCLAEAVSVIQSIPVFNETGRFSFTLPYPVKMKVRFSFFLQIYLIMLFLGLYINFRHLYKQRRRRYGQKKKKVH; from the exons ATGGAGAATCAGGTGCTGACGCCGCACGTCTACTGGGCTCAGCGACACCGCGAGCTGTATCTGCGCGTGGAGCTGAGTGACGTGCAG AACCCTGCCATCAGCATCACTGAAAATGTGCTGCATTTCAAAG CTCAGGGACATGGTGCCAAAGGAGACAACGTCTATGAATTTCACCTGGAGTTCTTAGACCTTGTGAAGCCAGAG CCAGTATACAAACTGACCCAGAGGCAGGTAAACATTACTGTACAGAAGAAGGTGAATCAGTGGTGGGAGAGACTCACCAAGCAGGAGAAACGCCCATTGTTTTTGGCCCCTGACTTTGACCGCTGGCTGGACGAATCTGATGCGGAAATGGAGCTCAGAGCCAAG GAAGAAGAACGCCTGAATAAACTCAGATTGGAAAGCCAAGGCTCCCCTGAAA CTCTTACAAGCTTGAAGAAAGGATACCTGTTCATGTATAATCTTGTGCAGTTCTTGGGATTCTCCTGGATCTTTGTCAACCTGACTGTGCGGTTTTTTATCTTGGGAAAAG AGTCCTTTTATGACACATTCCACACCGTGGCTGACATGATGTATTTCTGCCAGATGCTGGCAGTTGTGGAAACTATCAATGCAGCAATTGGAGTCACTAAGACACCAGTGATCCCTTCTCTTATGCAG CTTCTTGgaagaaatttcattttgtttatcatctttGGCACCATggaagaaatgcaaaacaaagctgtggttttctttgtgttttatatGTGGAGCACAATTGAAATTTTCAG GTACCCCTTCTATATGCTTTCCTGCATTGACATGGATTGGAAGGTGCTCACATGGCTTCGTTACACTGTGTGGATTCCCTTATATCCACTGGGATGTTTGGCAGAAG CCGTCTCAGTGATCCAGTCCATTCCAGTGTTCAATGAAACAGGAAGATTCAGTTTTACATTGCCATATCCAGTGAAAATGAAagttagattttccttttttcttcagatttatcTTATAATGTTATTTTTAG
- the HACD3 gene encoding very-long-chain (3R)-3-hydroxyacyl-CoA dehydratase 3 isoform X1 produces the protein MENQVLTPHVYWAQRHRELYLRVELSDVQNPAISITENVLHFKAQGHGAKGDNVYEFHLEFLDLVKPEPVYKLTQRQVNITVQKKVNQWWERLTKQEKRPLFLAPDFDRWLDESDAEMELRAKEEERLNKLRLESQGSPEKSFYDTFHTVADMMYFCQMLAVVETINAAIGVTKTPVIPSLMQLLGRNFILFIIFGTMEEMQNKAVVFFVFYMWSTIEIFRYPFYMLSCIDMDWKVLTWLRYTVWIPLYPLGCLAEAVSVIQSIPVFNETGRFSFTLPYPVKMKVRFSFFLQIYLIMLFLGLYINFRHLYKQRRRRYGQKKKKVH, from the exons ATGGAGAATCAGGTGCTGACGCCGCACGTCTACTGGGCTCAGCGACACCGCGAGCTGTATCTGCGCGTGGAGCTGAGTGACGTGCAG AACCCTGCCATCAGCATCACTGAAAATGTGCTGCATTTCAAAG CTCAGGGACATGGTGCCAAAGGAGACAACGTCTATGAATTTCACCTGGAGTTCTTAGACCTTGTGAAGCCAGAG CCAGTATACAAACTGACCCAGAGGCAGGTAAACATTACTGTACAGAAGAAGGTGAATCAGTGGTGGGAGAGACTCACCAAGCAGGAGAAACGCCCATTGTTTTTGGCCCCTGACTTTGACCGCTGGCTGGACGAATCTGATGCGGAAATGGAGCTCAGAGCCAAG GAAGAAGAACGCCTGAATAAACTCAGATTGGAAAGCCAAGGCTCCCCTGAAA AGTCCTTTTATGACACATTCCACACCGTGGCTGACATGATGTATTTCTGCCAGATGCTGGCAGTTGTGGAAACTATCAATGCAGCAATTGGAGTCACTAAGACACCAGTGATCCCTTCTCTTATGCAG CTTCTTGgaagaaatttcattttgtttatcatctttGGCACCATggaagaaatgcaaaacaaagctgtggttttctttgtgttttatatGTGGAGCACAATTGAAATTTTCAG GTACCCCTTCTATATGCTTTCCTGCATTGACATGGATTGGAAGGTGCTCACATGGCTTCGTTACACTGTGTGGATTCCCTTATATCCACTGGGATGTTTGGCAGAAG CCGTCTCAGTGATCCAGTCCATTCCAGTGTTCAATGAAACAGGAAGATTCAGTTTTACATTGCCATATCCAGTGAAAATGAAagttagattttccttttttcttcagatttatcTTATAATGTTATTTTTAG